In Desulfonatronum sp. SC1, one DNA window encodes the following:
- the nikA gene encoding nickel ABC transporter substrate-binding protein produces the protein MIKVKNVLGMFVAASLLLSSMVVSASDKDTLVMANFRDLRDLNPHLYGGELFAQNLLFEGLIFLSEDGEPEPWLAESWEVSPDGKVYTFKLREDVTFSDGVRFDAHAVKKNFDAVLDNGARHGWLESVRMMTAIEETGKQSVRVKDDFTLEIEFSAPYYPFIIELGVTRPFRMLSPACFKDGTTRNGVACLSGTGSYVLEMNRVDEYSEFVRNPNYWGESPSIEMIVAKVIPDNQARLMALDNGGIDLLYGLQLISPQAFKQFSEKKGFAGALSGPVSTRMLVLNTTSENLRDVRVRRALQHLTSKELISERIMLGLEAPAHALFSRSIPYADIDLEPYQYDQSAAEKLLDEAGWVKSGQVRSKDGKPLEITLTYDTNKVMERTIAQFLQSEWSKAGVKLNLVGEEEQAHRDRLMAGNFDISFNISWGTPYDPQSFLSGMLKPVYGDYAAQQGLAEKQRIDETILKAVAAVDEDERQAHYTYILETLHREAVYLPLTYERNRAIFNSRVGNVGFNPSQFEIPLQFMTLQ, from the coding sequence ATGATCAAGGTGAAGAACGTATTGGGAATGTTCGTCGCGGCATCATTGCTGCTTTCCAGCATGGTCGTGTCCGCTTCGGACAAGGATACGCTGGTCATGGCCAATTTTCGCGACCTGCGGGATCTGAATCCGCATTTGTACGGAGGTGAACTCTTTGCCCAGAATCTGCTGTTCGAAGGACTGATTTTCCTTAGCGAGGACGGGGAGCCCGAACCCTGGCTGGCCGAAAGCTGGGAAGTCAGCCCTGACGGCAAGGTGTACACCTTCAAGCTGCGTGAGGACGTGACGTTCTCAGACGGCGTCAGGTTCGACGCTCACGCGGTCAAGAAGAACTTCGACGCCGTGTTGGACAACGGGGCGCGGCACGGCTGGCTGGAGTCCGTGCGGATGATGACGGCAATCGAGGAAACCGGGAAACAGAGCGTGCGCGTGAAGGACGACTTCACTCTGGAGATCGAGTTTTCCGCTCCCTATTATCCCTTCATCATCGAGCTGGGGGTCACCCGGCCGTTTCGGATGTTGTCCCCGGCCTGCTTCAAGGACGGAACGACCAGGAACGGGGTGGCCTGCCTGTCCGGCACCGGGAGCTATGTCCTGGAGATGAACAGGGTTGACGAATATTCGGAATTCGTCCGCAATCCGAACTATTGGGGGGAGTCGCCGAGCATTGAAATGATCGTCGCCAAGGTCATCCCGGATAATCAGGCCCGGCTGATGGCCCTGGACAACGGCGGGATCGACCTGCTTTACGGCCTGCAATTGATCAGTCCCCAGGCGTTCAAGCAGTTTTCCGAAAAAAAAGGCTTCGCGGGCGCACTGTCCGGGCCGGTTTCCACCCGGATGCTGGTGCTGAACACCACCAGCGAGAATCTCCGGGACGTCCGGGTTCGCCGGGCTCTTCAGCACCTGACCAGCAAGGAGCTGATCAGCGAGCGGATCATGCTGGGCCTGGAAGCACCGGCCCATGCGCTGTTTTCCAGATCCATTCCCTATGCCGACATCGACCTTGAGCCCTATCAGTACGATCAGTCCGCGGCCGAAAAGCTGCTGGACGAGGCCGGATGGGTGAAGAGCGGCCAGGTTCGCTCGAAGGACGGGAAGCCGCTGGAGATCACCCTGACTTATGACACCAACAAGGTCATGGAGCGGACCATTGCCCAGTTCCTGCAAAGCGAGTGGAGCAAGGCCGGCGTCAAGCTGAATCTCGTGGGCGAGGAGGAACAGGCGCACCGGGATCGCCTGATGGCCGGCAATTTCGACATTTCCTTCAATATTTCCTGGGGCACGCCCTACGACCCGCAATCCTTCCTGAGCGGCATGCTCAAGCCCGTGTACGGAGACTATGCCGCGCAACAGGGGCTGGCGGAAAAGCAACGGATCGACGAGACCATCCTCAAGGCCGTGGCCGCGGTGGACGAAGACGAGCGCCAGGCGCACTACACCTACATTCTGGAGACCCTGCACCGGGAGGCCGTGTATCTGCCCCTGACCTACGAGCGCAACAGGGCCATCTTCAATTCCAGGGTGGGCAACGTCGGTTTCAACCCCTCCCAGTTTGAAATCCCCCTGCAATTCATGACCTTGCAATAA
- the opp1B gene encoding nickel/cobalt ABC transporter permease gives MLAYIVRRALIALAALLAISFLSYTLVNFTPADPAEVALRVNDIIPTPEAIEEMRTELGLDDPFLVRYVKWLGNAARLDFGNSFTNRSRSVSGELARAFPYTATLAGMALVFVIGLSLPLGVACAVWKDGLFDRGVRLAVFAGTSMPNYWLAYLLIWLFALKFNVLPSSGTSTLAHYILPAMALSTLYIATYVRLIRNSMLENMKENHVLYARARGLSEKRVILGHVLKNSLQSSMTAIGVGIVRLLSGTVVIENIFAIPGLGRLCVASIFNRDYPTIQAYILVMGAFFVLASFLVDALQCALDPRRKAGTANA, from the coding sequence ATGCTTGCGTATATCGTCAGGCGGGCGCTCATCGCGCTTGCCGCCCTGCTCGCGATATCCTTTCTCTCCTATACATTGGTGAACTTCACCCCCGCGGACCCAGCCGAAGTGGCCCTGCGGGTCAACGACATCATTCCCACGCCCGAGGCCATCGAGGAAATGCGCACCGAACTCGGCCTCGACGACCCGTTTCTGGTCCGGTACGTCAAATGGCTGGGCAACGCGGCGCGTCTGGATTTCGGCAATTCCTTCACGAACAGGAGTCGTAGCGTCTCGGGAGAACTGGCCCGCGCTTTTCCGTACACCGCCACCCTGGCGGGCATGGCCCTGGTCTTCGTGATCGGCCTGAGCCTGCCCTTGGGCGTGGCCTGCGCGGTCTGGAAGGACGGCCTGTTCGACCGGGGCGTGCGTCTGGCGGTCTTCGCGGGCACGTCCATGCCGAACTACTGGCTGGCCTATCTGCTGATCTGGCTTTTCGCGCTCAAATTCAACGTCCTGCCCAGCAGCGGGACGAGCACCCTGGCCCACTACATCCTGCCGGCCATGGCCCTGAGCACGCTGTATATCGCGACCTACGTGCGGCTGATCCGCAACAGCATGCTGGAGAACATGAAGGAAAATCATGTTCTGTACGCCCGGGCCCGAGGGCTGAGCGAGAAGCGGGTCATTCTCGGGCACGTGCTGAAAAATTCCTTGCAATCCTCCATGACCGCCATCGGCGTGGGCATCGTCCGGCTGCTCTCCGGCACGGTGGTCATCGAAAACATATTCGCCATTCCCGGACTCGGTCGGCTGTGCGTGGCCAGCATCTTCAACCGGGATTACCCGACCATTCAGGCCTACATCCTGGTCATGGGAGCCTTTTTCGTCCTGGCCAGCTTCCTGGTGGACGCCCTGCAATGCGCTCTTGATCCGCGAAGGAAAGCGGGGACGGCCAATGCGTAG
- the opp1C gene encoding nickel/cobalt ABC transporter permease has translation MRSLLANKVAVGCLALIGLFCVAGVFAPWLAPHAPNQIDVINSLASPSWEYPFGTDHLGRCLLSRMLFGIRITLFYSMLTMAVTALCGAAIGVISGYVRGKLDELIMRVCDVMLSFPYEIMVLCIVGILGPGLMNIVIANFIAKLAWYVKMIRSSVISFSSKNYILYSQTIGTSRRYIFFRHLFPNVASETILLATLDIGWIIITISTLSFLGLGVQLPTAEWGAMLSEAREVLMTNPGQMIIPGLAIMIVVAAFNLLGDSLRDILDPKESQ, from the coding sequence ATGCGTAGCCTGCTCGCCAACAAGGTCGCGGTCGGCTGTCTCGCCCTGATCGGGCTGTTCTGCGTCGCCGGGGTGTTCGCGCCGTGGCTTGCGCCGCATGCTCCCAACCAGATCGACGTCATCAACTCCCTGGCCTCGCCGTCCTGGGAGTATCCTTTCGGCACGGATCATCTGGGACGCTGCCTGCTGTCCCGGATGCTGTTCGGAATCCGGATCACCCTGTTCTATTCCATGCTCACCATGGCCGTCACGGCCTTGTGCGGGGCGGCCATCGGCGTGATCTCCGGCTATGTCCGCGGCAAACTCGACGAACTCATCATGCGCGTCTGCGACGTGATGCTGTCGTTTCCCTATGAGATCATGGTGCTGTGCATCGTCGGCATCCTGGGGCCGGGCCTGATGAACATCGTCATCGCCAATTTCATCGCCAAGCTGGCCTGGTACGTGAAAATGATCCGCTCCAGCGTGATCAGCTTTTCCAGCAAGAACTATATTCTCTATTCCCAAACCATCGGGACGTCCCGACGGTACATCTTCTTCCGGCACCTGTTTCCCAACGTCGCGTCGGAGACCATTCTCCTTGCCACCCTGGACATCGGCTGGATCATCATCACCATCTCGACCCTGTCCTTCCTGGGCCTGGGCGTGCAACTGCCCACGGCGGAGTGGGGGGCCATGCTCAGCGAGGCACGCGAAGTGTTGATGACCAACCCCGGGCAGATGATCATTCCGGGGTTGGCGATCATGATCGTGGTTGCGGCCTTCAACCTGCTGGGCGACAGCCTGCGCGACATCCTGGATCCAAAGGAGAGCCAATGA
- a CDS encoding ABC transporter ATP-binding protein has translation MTLLRVENLSITHRHGRNLTPLTRDVSFALDPGECLGIVGGSGSGKSLTCGAITGLLSEHLLVSGRVEFKGVNLLTLPAKKRRELRGSRICMILQSPMTAFNPLSTIGAQIVETIAAHQRVVPSVALEMMTEAFSRVNLRAPRSVFRKYPHELSGGMLQRVMTALALVMRPEIIIADEPTTAIDYVSQQDVIHELKTIRTEHQTALIFVSHDLSLVSHVADNVLVMREGVVVEEGDAGAVFFNPRHDYTRGLIENRQNVIQAFVRVMGESYAA, from the coding sequence ATGACCTTGCTGCGCGTTGAGAATCTTTCCATCACCCATCGCCACGGTCGGAACCTGACTCCGCTGACCCGGGACGTCTCCTTTGCCCTGGACCCCGGCGAATGCCTGGGCATCGTGGGCGGCTCGGGCAGCGGCAAAAGTCTGACCTGCGGTGCGATTACCGGCCTTTTGTCCGAGCATCTTCTGGTTTCCGGACGGGTGGAGTTCAAGGGCGTGAATCTGCTGACCCTGCCGGCGAAGAAACGGCGGGAACTGCGCGGCAGCCGGATCTGCATGATTCTGCAAAGCCCGATGACCGCGTTCAATCCCTTGTCCACCATCGGCGCGCAGATCGTGGAAACCATCGCCGCGCATCAACGGGTCGTTCCCTCCGTCGCGCTGGAGATGATGACCGAGGCGTTTTCACGGGTGAATCTGCGCGCTCCGCGGAGCGTTTTCAGAAAATATCCGCACGAACTGAGCGGAGGCATGCTGCAGCGGGTGATGACCGCGCTGGCCCTGGTCATGCGGCCGGAAATCATCATCGCGGACGAGCCGACCACGGCCATCGACTACGTCAGCCAGCAGGACGTGATTCACGAGTTAAAGACCATCCGTACGGAACATCAAACCGCCTTGATCTTCGTCAGCCACGATCTGAGTCTGGTCTCCCACGTGGCGGACAACGTCCTGGTGATGCGCGAGGGGGTCGTGGTTGAAGAAGGGGACGCGGGCGCCGTGTTTTTCAATCCGCGCCACGACTATACCCGCGGGTTGATCGAAAATCGGCAAAACGTGATCCAAGCCTTTGTTCGGGTCATGGGGGAGTCGTATGCTGCTTGA
- a CDS encoding ABC transporter ATP-binding protein yields MLLEVREVTKSFTVRTGLFTKSRQEVLKGVSFVMGQGECVGIVGESGSGKSTLGRIILGLEKPDRGRVDFSKDKAGSSLARSVVFQDYSTSVNPRMRIAGVVAEPLIGLGLNALARKERVAELLEEVGLSQDLADHYPHQLSGGQLQRVCIARAIAPKPSFILCDEAVSSLDVSVQSQILDLLRGLKERYRISFLFITHDITVATFICDKLIFFKDGMVVEQFDDLAMLPRTENPYARQLLRAAHFLEKPFARRISHG; encoded by the coding sequence ATGCTGCTTGAGGTGCGGGAGGTAACGAAAAGTTTCACGGTCCGAACCGGGCTGTTCACGAAGTCCAGACAGGAAGTGCTTAAGGGAGTGTCCTTCGTCATGGGGCAGGGCGAATGCGTCGGCATTGTCGGCGAATCGGGCAGTGGCAAAAGCACGCTGGGCAGAATCATTCTGGGCCTTGAAAAACCGGATCGCGGCCGGGTGGACTTCTCCAAGGACAAGGCCGGTTCCTCCCTGGCGCGCAGCGTGGTCTTTCAGGACTACAGCACGTCCGTGAATCCCCGGATGCGTATTGCCGGTGTCGTCGCCGAACCCCTGATCGGTCTGGGCTTGAACGCATTGGCCCGGAAAGAGAGGGTCGCGGAGCTGCTGGAGGAAGTGGGGCTGTCCCAAGATCTCGCGGATCACTATCCGCACCAGCTTAGCGGGGGGCAGTTGCAGCGCGTGTGCATCGCCCGGGCCATCGCCCCGAAACCGTCCTTCATCCTCTGCGACGAGGCCGTGAGTTCCCTGGACGTGTCCGTGCAGTCCCAGATTCTGGACCTGCTGCGCGGACTGAAGGAACGCTACCGGATATCTTTTCTGTTCATCACCCACGACATCACCGTCGCGACGTTCATCTGCGACAAGTTGATCTTTTTCAAGGACGGAATGGTCGTGGAGCAGTTCGACGACCTGGCCATGCTGCCCAGGACGGAAAACCCCTATGCCCGGCAACTGCTTCGGGCCGCCCATTTTCTGGAGAAACCCTTTGCCCGCCGGATCAGTCATGGCTGA
- a CDS encoding MATE family efflux transporter, with the protein MAETTLSHRDYLKIALPFIAATVTQPLLGAVDTAVVGHLDSPIYIGGVAIGTVILNTLYWLFGFFRVSTTSQSAIALGTGRGEDLAASLARPFCIAAGVGLAFILLQAPIWHTARAVMAPEPEVAEQARIYFTILIWGAPLVLLNYTVIGWLMGQARTRATLITQVTGNVVNIILDIALVTYWGFGVAGVAAASLAAQALMLSLGLYYVSKTADLPIARFVAAVRMRKEDVRTIVSANTDLLLRTVCLLTMFFLMTKVAASMGTNVLAGNAVLLQVTFIVSYIFDGIANASSVFSGKSVGRRDEHLLRATLLRTTQWTVSAALFLTLILWFRGEAVGTLFTDIPEILAGYTEIHLWAVVFPLVAGFGLTFYGVFTGSGVTRPVRNSTFFALVAFLVGLALFVSPWGNHGLWLSFLIFYAGRGAFLVPYLGAVRGKVGREG; encoded by the coding sequence ATGGCTGAGACCACGCTTTCTCATCGCGACTACCTGAAAATCGCCCTCCCATTCATCGCGGCCACGGTGACCCAGCCTTTGCTGGGTGCCGTGGACACCGCGGTGGTCGGGCATCTGGACTCTCCCATCTATATCGGCGGCGTGGCCATCGGCACGGTGATTCTGAACACCTTGTACTGGCTGTTCGGGTTTTTCCGGGTCAGCACCACCAGCCAGAGCGCCATCGCCCTGGGTACGGGCCGGGGAGAGGACCTGGCCGCCAGCCTGGCCCGCCCGTTCTGCATCGCCGCCGGAGTGGGACTGGCGTTCATCCTCCTTCAGGCCCCCATCTGGCATACGGCCCGGGCCGTCATGGCCCCGGAGCCCGAAGTGGCCGAGCAGGCCCGGATCTACTTCACCATCCTGATCTGGGGGGCGCCGCTGGTTCTGCTGAACTATACCGTGATCGGCTGGCTGATGGGCCAGGCCCGAACCAGGGCGACGCTGATCACCCAGGTCACCGGGAACGTGGTGAACATCATCCTGGATATCGCCCTGGTCACCTACTGGGGCTTCGGCGTGGCCGGAGTGGCCGCGGCCAGCCTGGCGGCCCAGGCCTTGATGCTGTCCCTGGGGCTGTATTATGTTTCGAAAACAGCGGATCTGCCCATCGCCCGGTTCGTCGCCGCGGTCCGGATGCGCAAGGAGGACGTGCGGACCATCGTCTCTGCAAACACCGATCTGCTGCTGCGCACGGTATGCCTGCTGACCATGTTTTTCCTGATGACCAAGGTGGCCGCATCCATGGGAACCAACGTCCTGGCTGGTAACGCGGTGCTGCTCCAGGTAACCTTTATCGTCAGCTACATTTTCGACGGCATCGCCAACGCCTCCAGCGTGTTTTCGGGAAAGTCAGTCGGCCGGCGGGACGAGCACCTGCTTCGAGCCACCTTGCTGCGCACGACCCAATGGACGGTGTCCGCCGCTCTTTTCCTGACCCTGATCCTCTGGTTCCGGGGGGAGGCCGTGGGAACGCTGTTCACCGATATTCCGGAAATCCTCGCGGGCTACACGGAAATCCATCTCTGGGCCGTGGTCTTTCCGTTGGTCGCCGGCTTCGGCCTGACCTTCTACGGGGTGTTCACCGGCAGCGGCGTCACACGGCCCGTGCGGAATTCCACGTTTTTCGCACTGGTTGCCTTCCTGGTCGGTCTGGCGCTTTTCGTCAGTCCCTGGGGCAACCACGGGCTCTGGCTTTCCTTTCTGATCTTCTATGCGGGACGCGGCGCGTTCCTGGTTCCGTATCTTGGGGCGGTTCGTGGGAAGGTTGGAAGAGAGGGCTGA
- a CDS encoding GGDEF domain-containing protein yields MTEGKSGAATRWYDALVRPVVDFVFGWSVTVKVRLLLIILIVLPAIGGLVLLESSPSDLQTYFIFALVGTLAFIGPLSKVVADYLVMRDLRDVERFCLRLKAGNYHVKFDLPPQTDEERDVLVLKRNLNWMAHVISRREMQLEAELAKTHKERVRFADMSLRDQLTGLYNRRGMEEKLSESAHEARTTERPLTMLFLDADKFKAVNDTYGHQAGDDLLRNLGAIIRANVREGVDVPFRYGGDEFGVLLVGIDLERAEVIAGRILRAYNEIRIGESSLSIGVATMIRTADGYLDDAVRMLSYADQAAYEAKRGGGSRVHVHKESGKHVHGVGSVSFAPGVVGRRSIA; encoded by the coding sequence ATGACCGAGGGCAAGTCTGGTGCGGCGACAAGGTGGTATGATGCACTGGTCCGCCCGGTTGTGGACTTTGTCTTTGGGTGGAGCGTGACAGTCAAGGTTCGGTTGCTGCTCATCATCCTGATCGTCTTGCCGGCCATCGGCGGGTTGGTCTTGCTGGAATCCAGTCCGTCGGACCTACAAACCTACTTCATTTTCGCCCTGGTCGGGACATTGGCTTTTATCGGTCCTCTTTCCAAGGTCGTGGCCGACTATCTGGTCATGCGCGACCTGAGGGATGTGGAACGGTTTTGCCTGAGGCTGAAGGCCGGGAATTATCATGTGAAATTTGATTTGCCGCCCCAAACGGACGAGGAGCGGGACGTTCTGGTGCTCAAGCGCAACCTGAACTGGATGGCCCACGTCATTTCCCGCCGGGAGATGCAATTGGAGGCGGAGCTGGCCAAAACCCACAAGGAACGGGTTCGGTTCGCGGACATGTCCCTGCGGGACCAGCTCACCGGATTGTACAACCGGCGGGGGATGGAGGAAAAGCTGAGTGAGTCGGCCCATGAGGCCAGAACTACGGAACGCCCGCTGACCATGCTCTTCCTGGACGCGGACAAGTTCAAGGCGGTCAACGATACTTACGGCCACCAGGCCGGGGACGATCTGCTCCGCAACCTGGGCGCGATCATTCGGGCCAACGTCAGGGAGGGCGTCGACGTGCCCTTCCGCTACGGCGGAGACGAATTCGGCGTCTTGCTGGTGGGCATCGATTTAGAGCGGGCCGAGGTCATCGCCGGGCGGATACTGCGGGCCTACAACGAGATTCGGATTGGTGAAAGCAGCCTGAGCATCGGTGTCGCGACAATGATCAGGACCGCGGACGGGTATCTCGACGACGCCGTGCGGATGCTGTCTTACGCGGATCAGGCCGCTTACGAGGCCAAGCGCGGCGGTGGAAGTCGCGTACATGTTCACAAGGAGAGCGGAAAACATGTTCATGGGGTCGGAAGTGTTTCGTTCGCGCCTGGAGTCGTTGGACGGCGGAGTATTGCGTGA
- a CDS encoding HD-GYP domain-containing protein: MFMGSEVFRSRLESLDGGVLREGASEIPLGCVSGICESLHQIAASLGNAIDAKDHSTSSHSRQVADLARCLALRAGMSTSQAEVIHIAGHLHDIGKIGIPDEVLSKRTPLTDAEWAMIRQHPVTGAKIVAPVHIMNGSTGIAKMILHHHERWDGRGYPHRLRGESIPLGARILCLADSFSAMMESRAYRNRLTLGGSIEELRRNAGSQFDPKLCGLMVDMLWEAGVADEFCTLDLLVTRIMCERVLRKTDVRAENASGENPGVGCPRTEELW; this comes from the coding sequence ATGTTCATGGGGTCGGAAGTGTTTCGTTCGCGCCTGGAGTCGTTGGACGGCGGAGTATTGCGTGAAGGGGCGAGCGAAATTCCGCTCGGATGCGTCTCCGGAATCTGCGAGTCCCTGCATCAGATCGCGGCTTCGCTGGGAAACGCCATCGATGCCAAGGACCATTCCACCAGTTCCCATTCCAGACAAGTGGCTGATCTGGCCCGCTGTCTGGCCTTACGGGCGGGTATGTCAACCAGCCAAGCCGAGGTGATCCATATCGCGGGTCACTTACACGATATCGGCAAGATCGGGATTCCCGACGAGGTTCTGAGCAAGCGCACCCCTTTGACCGACGCGGAATGGGCCATGATCCGCCAACACCCAGTCACCGGAGCCAAGATCGTCGCCCCGGTGCATATCATGAACGGGTCCACCGGCATCGCCAAGATGATCCTGCATCACCATGAACGCTGGGACGGGCGAGGCTATCCGCATCGGTTGCGTGGCGAGAGCATCCCCCTGGGAGCACGGATTCTCTGTCTCGCGGACAGCTTTTCCGCGATGATGGAATCCCGGGCCTATCGGAACCGGCTGACCCTGGGCGGCTCCATCGAGGAACTCCGCCGCAACGCCGGAAGCCAGTTCGATCCGAAACTGTGCGGGCTGATGGTTGACATGCTGTGGGAAGCCGGAGTGGCAGACGAGTTCTGTACGCTGGATCTGTTGGTCACCCGAATAATGTGCGAACGGGTGCTGCGCAAAACCGACGTGCGGGCCGAAAACGCGTCAGGGGAGAATCCGGGCGTTGGTTGCCCACGAACTGAGGAGCTCTGGTAA
- a CDS encoding PIN domain-containing protein, whose amino-acid sequence MKTKRRFLLDTNILSDLVRHPQGTVARRIHEQGEQTVFTSIIVACELRFGAARRESPRLTAQVEAILAAMDVQPLEAPVDEQYARLRLHLDQTGTPIDPKTCSWRLRHLPKTPSSSPST is encoded by the coding sequence ATGAAGACGAAACGCCGCTTTCTCCTGGACACGAATATCCTCTCGGATCTCGTTCGTCATCCCCAGGGCACCGTTGCGCGGCGCATCCATGAACAGGGCGAGCAGACTGTTTTCACGTCCATAATCGTGGCTTGCGAGTTGCGTTTCGGTGCAGCCAGGCGAGAATCGCCAAGGCTGACAGCCCAGGTCGAGGCCATTCTCGCCGCAATGGACGTACAGCCACTTGAAGCGCCGGTTGATGAGCAATATGCGCGGCTGCGGCTGCACCTGGATCAGACGGGAACCCCCATCGACCCCAAGACCTGCTCCTGGCGGCTCAGGCACTTGCCGAAAACGCCATCCTCGTCACCGTCAACATGA
- the ercA gene encoding alcohol dehydrogenase-like regulatory protein ErcA, producing the protein MSQASMENLRKFVAPEFVFGVGARRLAGQFARNFSVRRVLVVVDEVVRGLPWTTDVLTSLDQASLEYRIFSDLSPNPRADEVMRGARYYLREDCQAIVALGGGSVLDCAKGIGIVCVNNRPILDFEGVDNVPVPGPPLVCIPTTAGSSADVSQFAIITDLARKVKIAIISKAMVPDIALIDPETTTSMSPHLTACTGYDALTHAVEAFASNASSPITDLHALEAVRLIAKHLPQAVEAPQDMEARSKMMLASLYAGLAFSNASLGATHAMAHSLGGLLDLPHGECNAILLSRIVNYNYEAAPERYLNVAEALGLDCRDLGLDEGRRILVDGLVALRKRIGLLRDLGDLGVSPDDIVALSRQAVRDPCMVTNPIHPCLEDIERLYARNHE; encoded by the coding sequence ATGTCTCAAGCTTCCATGGAGAATTTACGGAAATTCGTGGCCCCGGAGTTTGTTTTCGGGGTGGGGGCGCGTCGGCTTGCCGGGCAGTTCGCCCGGAATTTCTCGGTGCGGCGGGTGCTGGTGGTGGTGGATGAAGTGGTCCGCGGGCTGCCGTGGACCACGGACGTCCTCACCAGCCTGGACCAGGCGAGCCTGGAATATCGTATTTTTTCGGACCTGTCTCCCAACCCTCGGGCGGACGAGGTCATGCGGGGGGCAAGGTATTACTTGCGGGAGGATTGCCAGGCCATCGTCGCTTTGGGCGGAGGCAGCGTCCTGGACTGCGCCAAGGGAATCGGCATTGTCTGTGTCAACAACCGGCCGATTCTGGACTTCGAAGGCGTGGACAACGTTCCCGTGCCCGGGCCACCCTTGGTCTGCATTCCTACTACAGCGGGCAGCTCCGCTGACGTCTCCCAGTTCGCGATCATCACGGATTTGGCGCGCAAGGTGAAAATCGCCATCATCAGCAAGGCCATGGTGCCGGACATCGCTCTGATCGATCCGGAAACCACCACAAGTATGTCGCCGCATCTCACGGCTTGTACCGGCTATGACGCGCTGACCCACGCGGTGGAAGCCTTCGCGTCCAATGCCAGCTCGCCCATTACGGATCTGCACGCCCTGGAGGCCGTCCGCCTGATCGCCAAGCATCTGCCGCAAGCGGTGGAGGCCCCCCAGGACATGGAGGCCAGGTCCAAGATGATGCTGGCCTCGCTGTACGCCGGACTGGCCTTTTCCAATGCCAGTCTTGGTGCGACCCACGCCATGGCCCACAGTCTCGGCGGACTGCTGGACCTGCCTCATGGCGAATGCAACGCCATTTTGCTCAGTCGTATCGTGAACTATAATTACGAGGCCGCTCCTGAGCGCTATCTGAACGTGGCCGAGGCTCTGGGATTGGACTGTCGAGATCTGGGGCTCGACGAAGGACGGCGGATACTGGTGGATGGTCTGGTTGCGCTGCGCAAGCGGATCGGCCTACTGCGGGATCTGGGCGATCTGGGCGTCAGCCCGGATGATATCGTGGCGTTGTCCCGTCAGGCCGTGCGTGACCCCTGCATGGTCACAAACCCCATTCATCCATGTTTAGAGGATATTGAACGTTTATATGCCCGAAACCACGAATAA